From a single Adhaeribacter swui genomic region:
- a CDS encoding glycosyltransferase, whose translation MKNNYKNIFIFAYYSFKDPIFQSAVLPYFRNLNSDTKLRFIILTFEQQKYKITDKSELNFFQDELNRENILWFQTSWHSGRFKILKKAFDFAWGLIYASYLILRFRAKAIYSEGFPGAVIAHHLATLFRVPHLVHTYEPHTDYMIEAGVWKKSSWEARLLKKSEVKVAFRASFIFTATKAMIDRLKLQGVNATLHRVPSCVDASCFYYSEKHRKEIRSKFNVNDDDCVIVYLGKFGGMYMDEEIFDFMYDLEQDKLINFKYFILTPDDHSYVYSFLNKKKLNKEKFIVKTLNRLEVSKFLSASDFGLVPVRQNPSKRFCSPIKDGEYWACGLPIIIPKGISDDYIFCQQYKIGIVMDDTSKISNNKVLNEIKVWLREQSREDVIKRCRSFALSDRSIEKYKSLYKEIFMSI comes from the coding sequence ATGAAAAATAACTATAAAAATATCTTTATTTTTGCCTATTATAGCTTTAAAGATCCAATTTTTCAGAGTGCAGTTTTACCATATTTTAGAAACTTAAACTCAGATACGAAACTGAGATTTATTATTTTAACCTTTGAGCAGCAAAAATATAAAATTACAGATAAGAGCGAGTTGAATTTTTTTCAAGATGAATTAAATAGAGAAAACATTCTTTGGTTCCAGACAAGTTGGCATTCAGGAAGGTTTAAAATCTTGAAAAAAGCATTTGACTTTGCCTGGGGTTTGATTTATGCTAGTTATCTTATTTTAAGATTTAGAGCAAAGGCCATATACTCAGAAGGATTTCCAGGTGCCGTAATTGCTCATCATTTAGCTACTCTGTTTCGTGTACCGCATTTAGTCCATACTTATGAACCCCATACCGATTATATGATCGAAGCTGGCGTTTGGAAGAAATCCTCTTGGGAAGCAAGACTTTTAAAAAAATCGGAAGTTAAGGTGGCTTTTAGAGCAAGTTTTATATTTACTGCTACGAAAGCAATGATTGATAGGCTAAAATTACAGGGTGTTAACGCTACATTGCATAGAGTGCCATCCTGTGTTGATGCAAGTTGTTTTTATTATTCTGAGAAGCACCGGAAAGAAATTAGAAGCAAATTCAATGTAAATGATGATGATTGCGTTATTGTCTATTTAGGAAAGTTCGGGGGGATGTATATGGATGAAGAAATATTCGATTTTATGTATGACCTGGAACAAGATAAATTAATTAATTTTAAATATTTTATTTTAACTCCTGATGACCATTCCTATGTTTATAGTTTTCTAAATAAAAAAAAATTAAACAAAGAAAAATTTATTGTTAAAACTTTAAATAGATTAGAAGTAAGTAAATTCTTATCTGCTTCAGATTTTGGTTTAGTTCCTGTAAGACAAAATCCAAGTAAAAGATTTTGCTCTCCAATTAAAGATGGAGAATATTGGGCTTGTGGTTTACCTATTATTATTCCTAAAGGAATTTCAGATGATTATATCTTCTGTCAGCAGTATAAAATTGGTATTGTTATGGATGATACTTCAAAAATTTCTAATAATAAAGTCCTAAATGAAATCAAAGTATGGTTAAGAGAGCAAAGTAGAGAGGATGTTATTAAAAGGTGCCGTAGCTTTGCTCTTTCAGATCGTTCAATTGAAAAATACAAATCCTTATATAAAGAAATTTTTATGAGTATATAA